In a single window of the Schistocerca americana isolate TAMUIC-IGC-003095 chromosome X, iqSchAmer2.1, whole genome shotgun sequence genome:
- the LOC124554684 gene encoding multivesicular body subunit 12A isoform X1: MTENIKEMMQQLYQTLPDDRPITSIQIVEDADKCPPGFTVVSRTHDQDSDADLWREAKVFGRKVTRYVCHSKTEGIADYIVESVLIINEREVPPDGYSVLTRTADTDQRAWRKRQLCYRLAKQTQAKTAVTDIIVLSRLKKAPDGFSLAGDINGMTVCFKMRFGLTQEINKVPTADLFLSLNAGHVVQADLNSHSAGYPLLPQKPLTNNVPYPVAPKPASGEDSPHEYERLINLRPSRPAPKPPGGTNSAGTNYATLSAYQGLEGVPFVLNPGFNNISFIQSIPSIKAKTRYQLDQEFDYDFRIERQT; the protein is encoded by the exons A TGACGGAAAATATTAAGGAAATGATGCAGCAGCTGTATCAGACGCTACCCGATGACAGACCTATTACAAGTATTCAGATAGTTGAGGATGCAGACAAGTGTCCTCCTGGTTTTACTGTT GTATCAAGAACACATGATCAGGATTCCGATGCAGATTTATGGAGAGAAGCAAAGGTATTTGGTCGCAAGGTTACTCGCTATGTGTGTCACTCGAAGACAGAAGGCATTGCTGATTATATTGTCGAATCTGTTCTCATTATCAACGAGAGAGAAGTCCCACCAGATGGTTACTCTGTCTTGACAAGAACGGCTGATACAG ATCAACGAGCTTGGAGAAAGCGGCAGCTGTGCTACAGGCTTGCTAAGCAGACACAAGCAAAAACGGCAGTCACTGATATTATTGTGCTAAGCAGGCTGAAAAAAGCTCCAGATGGGTTTTCACTGGCAGG GGATATAAATGGAATGACcgtttgttttaaaatgaggttCGGGCTTACTCAAGAAATTAATAAAGTGCCTACAGCTGATCTTTTTCTAAG TTTAAATGCCGGACATGTCGTGCAAGCAGATTTGAACTCGCACTCGGCAGGATACCCATTACTGCCTCAAAAGCCACTGACAAATAATGTACCATATCCAGTTGCACCTAAGCCAGCTTCTGGAGAGGATTCTCCTCATGAATATGAGAGACTGATAAATCTAAGGCCTTCCAGACCAGCTCCTAAACCTCCAGGTGGTACTAATTCGGCAGGTACCAATTATGCAACTCTTTCTGCATACCAAG GTTTGGAaggtgtgccttttgtactgaatccAGGATTTAACAACATTTCATTTATACAGTCG ATTCCTAGCATCAAAGCGAAGACCAGATATCAGCTGGATCAGGAG
- the LOC124554684 gene encoding multivesicular body subunit 12A isoform X2, with product MMQQLYQTLPDDRPITSIQIVEDADKCPPGFTVVSRTHDQDSDADLWREAKVFGRKVTRYVCHSKTEGIADYIVESVLIINEREVPPDGYSVLTRTADTDQRAWRKRQLCYRLAKQTQAKTAVTDIIVLSRLKKAPDGFSLAGDINGMTVCFKMRFGLTQEINKVPTADLFLSLNAGHVVQADLNSHSAGYPLLPQKPLTNNVPYPVAPKPASGEDSPHEYERLINLRPSRPAPKPPGGTNSAGTNYATLSAYQGLEGVPFVLNPGFNNISFIQSIPSIKAKTRYQLDQEFDYDFRIERQT from the exons ATGATGCAGCAGCTGTATCAGACGCTACCCGATGACAGACCTATTACAAGTATTCAGATAGTTGAGGATGCAGACAAGTGTCCTCCTGGTTTTACTGTT GTATCAAGAACACATGATCAGGATTCCGATGCAGATTTATGGAGAGAAGCAAAGGTATTTGGTCGCAAGGTTACTCGCTATGTGTGTCACTCGAAGACAGAAGGCATTGCTGATTATATTGTCGAATCTGTTCTCATTATCAACGAGAGAGAAGTCCCACCAGATGGTTACTCTGTCTTGACAAGAACGGCTGATACAG ATCAACGAGCTTGGAGAAAGCGGCAGCTGTGCTACAGGCTTGCTAAGCAGACACAAGCAAAAACGGCAGTCACTGATATTATTGTGCTAAGCAGGCTGAAAAAAGCTCCAGATGGGTTTTCACTGGCAGG GGATATAAATGGAATGACcgtttgttttaaaatgaggttCGGGCTTACTCAAGAAATTAATAAAGTGCCTACAGCTGATCTTTTTCTAAG TTTAAATGCCGGACATGTCGTGCAAGCAGATTTGAACTCGCACTCGGCAGGATACCCATTACTGCCTCAAAAGCCACTGACAAATAATGTACCATATCCAGTTGCACCTAAGCCAGCTTCTGGAGAGGATTCTCCTCATGAATATGAGAGACTGATAAATCTAAGGCCTTCCAGACCAGCTCCTAAACCTCCAGGTGGTACTAATTCGGCAGGTACCAATTATGCAACTCTTTCTGCATACCAAG GTTTGGAaggtgtgccttttgtactgaatccAGGATTTAACAACATTTCATTTATACAGTCG ATTCCTAGCATCAAAGCGAAGACCAGATATCAGCTGGATCAGGAG